A region of the Aphelocoma coerulescens isolate FSJ_1873_10779 chromosome 1, UR_Acoe_1.0, whole genome shotgun sequence genome:
TATTTATGAGTGTGACTCTGGGATAATAGAATCCAAAGCAAGTTGAATCACCTACCATATGAAAATATACACTAATTGAAAACTTTTAGAGGCAGAAAAAGTTAGCATTTAAGATGATCCTCCACTCATTCAAGCCTGATCTTTGCAAAGATATCTTTATTCACTCATAAATATCAAAAGGTAAAATAAGCTCTCTCTACTTCAACACTTTCTAATAAATTTTGTCATCAAAAATAAAGATCATCTCAAACCAAGGCCAAAATAGTCTCCTTTTTGAAAGTTAGCAGAGTAACCATACGAGACAAAGTTGTACCACCCTCAAGACCTTCAAAGTTTTCCAAGAGCGTGTTCTAGCCCAGTGCAAAGAAGTCATAGAAGCACGTAACCATTACATAAAGGTGACAGATAGCTAGATAACCTCAATAATTCTGATCAGAAACATCAAAGCAAGGCATTTGTTTGCAGAACTGAGGCTCCTATTAAAGGAGATGCAGGCAACACAATTACTGGACTTTACtgtatttgcattaaaaattacACAGAAGGATGTTTTCAATAGAAAGTCTCTAGACAGTCATAATGAAACATACTGCTTACTGCAGCTGTTAGTGTACTCTACGTTTTTCCAATATAAGCAATGCAAATTAActttgaaataaaaggaaaccaCACTAGGCTTACCCCAGTCTTCCCTTTCCCCTAGGCATCCCCAGCATCTCCCGGCCTTCATTTACAAATTTAAATGCACCTGCACTTAAGAATCAAGTTGGACATGCAGCATGATCTTAATTATGGCCTGCATAAATTTCAAGTGCAAATTACTCCAGAAAAACAACTCTTCCTTTGACAAACTCGGCGAGGTCAGAATGCCTCCATTCCCTGCCATGTTTTATGTCCAAAGAACACCAAGCACAGCAgtgtcccagaccccactcTACAGCTAACCAAACACAGCTGCAAGAGAAAACGAAGGAGAGCTTTACCCCAACACACCCCGCAGCCCAAGAGAGCGACCCAGCAGACAGAGAGCACCGAGAGCCAGCACAGAAACCTGCGGTGCATCGTACCCGTCCATGGCTTTGGACATCTTAAGTGTACCAGAAgtttagattggacattagaaagaaattcttcacagaaagactgattaaatatttgaatgggctgcccagggaggtggcagagtcaccgtccctggaggtgtttaaagaaagactggacgtggcactcagtgcgaTGGTCTGGTTGACAGGTGTTCAGTCACAGGCTGGCCTCGATGATCTCGGAGGCCTTTTCCGACCCAGTCGATTCTGTGAAAGGGCACATACGCTCACAGACTTGGGAAAGTGGGGTACCTGGCGCCCCGAAAGGAAAAGCGACAGTGGACAAGCCCCAGAGCCCACGTCCACCGCTCCCAGCTCACCTGGCAGGTACTCCGCCTCGAAACGCCGCCGGGTCTCGCTTATCAGCGCCGCCTTATCCTGTCGCTGCTGAAAGGAAACAAGAAACAGGAGGACCGTGAAAGGAAAGGCCGGGGCCCCAGACAGCCCCATTCCCTCACCTGTACAGCAGGGCCCGGCCACCCGTCCCGCCAAACCGCCAACCCCGGGCGGCTGCGGACGGCGGCTGGTGAGGGAAGGCCCAGCAGGTGGGCAGGAAGGCAGCAGTGAGGGGGCAGGGGCGTAGGGACTCACCTCAGCCATGATCCAGCGGGTCCGCCCGCGCCACCCGCACTGAGACGGCTCCAGCAGCGCGAGGGGCGGCGGGAAAAGGGGATGGAGCGGCGCGTGACTCcgccggggggcggggcccaGGGCAGCCGGCGGTGGacaggccccgccccgccccgcccctcgcGGCGGCTCCACCCCGCCCGCGCTCCCGTCGTGCTCCCCGCGGCGGGAGCTTCGGAGCGGCCCGCCCGGCCGGCCGGGAACCgcggcacggccccgccggagcagccgggagcggccccgccgggagcggccccgccggCGCGGAGCCCGTGGTCACTGCCCTTCTCTATACCCGGTCTCTGTGCGGGAGTTCGCGGGGCCCGGGCAGGGAGGGCGGCAACACGGCCTGAGCCGGGCGAGGGGCGTCGCCGCGGACCCCGGAAGTTGAGTGAAAGTTGGTGAGACGGCTGCGGTTCCCTCGGGGTCCCCGGGCCTTCTCTGGGcgaggagggagagaaggaggtAGCCTACTTGCCCGCAAAATGACTGGATGCTTCTGCAGAGAACTTTCTCCTTCGAGGCCTTataattttaacaaaaaatgaATTATCGTTATTAATAAACGCTACGGCCGAGGGAAGGTTCTTTAATTTGAGAATTGAAAGCATCGTTACTTTCCAGTCTGATCAGTATATTTGTGGCACTGACACCTTCAATGCAATCACACAAATTGTGAGTGTGTGGTTTGGTTTCTATCAATTTATATTATGCCGTGCAGCTGTTGATAACCAGAGAATTCATACTTTggtaaagaaatatttctgaaatgtttctgttaCTTAAATCTCTCAGTACAAAATTGCTTACCACCATTATTAATCTGTGAGATTAAGTCACATACTGTCCTCGTTCTCAAATTTTTCTATGTTATTGCTTTGCAACacatagtttttctttttcGTAAGGATCTATTCAGCTAGTCCCAAAacaatttaacttttttttttcttgtttgcttttgtaGATGGAAAATGTCCAGATAGGTTAAAATTTCCATAAAGAAATAAGCCTGACAGAAATGGGGACACATATGGTTTTCGTGTAGAGGAATATACATAAAGATAAATCAAGATGCTTCTGAGTGAGCAAGATCAATTCTTGTCCTACAATGGCGAAGTCCTTGTATTTCAGCTGTCAAAACCAAAGCATGCAGAGGAAGCAGATGATAAAACAATGAATTTATGTGTCAGAAGGATGGCGTTCAACAGAGACACTAAGCTGTTTGTTCAGAAGTCTTCTGGAGTATTCAGCATGCATGCCAGTCACTCAAAAATTGAAATGATTTGTTGTAGCTGCACAACAGATTCCAGAACAGGGATTACTCTTCCTTGCATTttgatgaagaagaaaaaacgGAACAATGTCAAATACTTTGTATTGTTGCTTCACAGTTCAAATCAATTTGAGCAgtccttttgttttaaattggaTTATGAGCTGAAAGAAGACATCAGGTTGTTTACTGGCCCATCTGTGTTGTGGAGACATGCCAACAAGCTGTTCTACATCTCTTCCAACACCTGTGTGGTTCAAAGTGCTCCTGTTCAGCTTTCTTCTATAGTATGGACAGGTGAAATTGTAGATGAAGGCACTGCTGTCTTAGGGATAAGAACTGCTTGCCTGCCAGAGACTGAAGATGCAGATGGGTTTTCTGTTTCAGATAGAGCCATCTGGGGTAGTGAGTTCTTTGGATACGCAATTGAAACACAAAAAATGCTGGCTGGCACGTGCTTCATGCCTCATGCTTACAGCAGAGTGGTATCTTCTGTCTACATCTGCAAGAGTGAGAGATGGAAAAAACAGCTCCGAATATCACTTGTTGCCATAACACACAAGAACCAGCTTATTTGCTTCCAAAATGGTGTCCCTAAAGGTGTTTGTGAGCTTCCTTATGAAAAGCCATGTTCAGTAAAACCAGCTGTAACCAGTAGCAATGATTTGCTATTTGTTGTGTCTTTTGCCTCTGGAAATAGCTGTGTTGTACAGAGGAGAGACAGCTTACAGGTACTGGTGGCTTTAAAGAGCTCCATTTTACCGATACATTTTTTGTATGTATTGTCTTATTGAAAGTCCTGCAACTGAAAATCTGCATGTTTAAGTTCTTTagatttcttgtttgtttgtttattattGTTGCTGCTGGTAAAATAACCTGTCTAAAGTATGACATTGTTTTGCTTCCATTGCTTGCTTATTTATCTGAAAATGAAGCTGGGATTCTCTCATTTAGTGATACATTTATGAATCTGACCAAAGCTTCTGTTGCTAATTGAAAACTGCAATAGTGGAGAACTTGAAGCTGTAAAACAATTGTGAATGTGCCTAGATGATTTGTGTTAGAAGGAACCTGATATCATTGCAAAGCATAAACTTCTCATTGGAACATCAAAGCTTATTGAGTGTCATTTCCTAATAACAAAAAGTTGTTTCTAGAAAATGTTGTTTTATGAAAATGACAAGAAAAGTCCTTGCTATTGTCTCCTAAAATTAGGAGAGACAAAGTTTCTGCTAGGGTTTTGTAATAATCTGGCAGGAAGACTTGTATAACTTAGGAAACAAAAATTTGTACTATTTAGTTGTTGGCATTATTATAAAAATTTGTCTTTAACTTTCAATCATACTTAAGTCTTCTGTGAAACAAAGATATGTCTCAATATCAAAGGTATAATGCCTTTAACTGATCCTCAAGTATTATCGCTTCTAAATAAATGTTACAACATTCAGCTCTTAAGCTGTTTGAATACACTGAAAAGTTGTCATCCTCTCTGCAACCTGTAATTTGGAAAGTGTTCTTTTAAGAGAAATGGCTAATTTTTCCCAGAGTTACATAGGCTCTAAATGATGGAGTGAGAGTGAGAGCTTGAAACTTCTAAATATTACTGTATTTCACACAGCTGAATAGGCTCCCTCTTAATGGAGAGCACACTTCATCAAAATGAGATCTCAAATACAAGATTTATtctaataaatgtattttaaaacctCTTCTACTGTAGGTGGTTTCCAAATGGCCAAAAGTGAAATGTATTCTGGTGGATGATTTTATTGGCTCTGGAAGTGAGCAACTGTTACTGCTTTTTAAGGATGACTCCAATACAGACGTGTTAAGTACATTCAAAATAACAGATCTTGGGGAGGTCAACTATGCAGTAAGTTGAGCTTTCCTTTTCTCAGCTACTCAGTCTGTGCTTACTAAATTAAGAAAACCTCAACAAATCATTAAAGTATTGATGCAAAGTGAAATTGGATGTGTGCTGTGAAATGCTCTGAAGTTTGAATACAATATTTCCTGCTGTAATCTTAAATTATCTgaagattttattttgcttttttgatTGTATCAACATTCTGTTGGGAAATAAATGCAGTTGCAAATGCTTCACATACATAACAGTTTTGCCACAATTCTTACCTTTTGGCTGAGAGCTCTTAATTTAATTAAGGCCATAGTGCTTGTTAATTATCTTCTCATAATTGGGTTTTTCCATTATGTACTATCAAATTGTATTTGCTTTCAGAAAataggatttttcttttaaaagacatACTGTGATTCTGCTGGGTTGCTGTATTTTCCCCCAGATTTTTATAATGCTGTGTAGCAGCCTGTACCCTCCCTTCAGCTTTTTAATTCATtcagggttttggttttgtttctttctttcagagTAGTATCAATTATAAACATGATGTTCCTGCTGCAGAAGGATTGCAAGAGAATGGTTTGCTTACTGTCCGAGCCCTTGAAACAAGATTACAGGTTTGTACTCAACAGTTCTGCCTCCATGTTTTCTATAAATTACTGTTCTGTATCATTACATTATCTAAAGGGTAAGGCTAATGATACTGTTATTATTAAAGAAGTGGTTCAGGGAAAAGGACAACATGGTTAAGTATTTATTCTTGAATCAGTGGTAGTCTGTGTTTCAGTTCTCTCTGTTGTTATAAGTGCATTTAGGTAATTGTAGAggtctaatttaatttttaaaagtttgagATAATGTTGAAGCTATCTTATCAGAGCTTCTTAGCAGTCATTTTACTCATAGATGTTTAAATACCAGCTTAAAAAAATTAGCATGTTTACTTCTTTTGCTCCCCATTATATAGATTTCTGGTCATGTAGTGGCAGGTTCTCAGTGAGTGCATTTGCACAAATTGGTGATCGTGTTTATTTTACCGCCTTCTGATGTTTGTGCTCCTGTTACTAGTGGTTTTATAAGGATAATTTTGAAAAGTACTGTAGATAAAGCTAAAATGTATCCTTCTTTTAACTGGCATCATTTATAAGACAACCTGAGGGAAACTTGCTAGAGCTTCCCACCCAGCATACTCACCAATATGTGCTTTTGCAGTGTGTATATTAGGCTATACCAAATGGGTAATACTTGACAAAATAGgaagattatttaaaaaaaaagctttaggaGAGAATGTAAATCTCATACTGAGTCAATGATGTGAGGTTATTGTTAGTTTGCTAAGGGTGCTTTAAAGATGAGATATGAGGTAATTGTTCCTGTCACTTGAGAATGAGTGAAAACTAAGTAGGGTATTGTGGCAGTTTTATTTCCAGCCTTTAAACGTGAAGCAAATTAATTGGCAATAGTTTGCCGGTTAATAAATAACATCTTAGGACACATTAGGAAAAGACTGAAAAGGAGAAGACTTTTCTAGTTCTAATAACAAACAAAATGGCTGAAGAGATATTGTGCAGATAAAAGCTGTTTGGAGAACAGTGGACAAAatggttttttccttcatggAAGGCACAAGAAAATAGAAGCTGGATTAATTTTGAGGACCTcttgaggtcctttccaatcctACATTTTTACAGTTTGCATGTTAGAGCCCTATTGGCTTTAACATGCAGAAGTGCAATCTTCCTTCCAAATgcatctttttctgtttctgctttttttttcttttctgacagTCATATTTTAAAACTTACCTTACTGCTGCTTTCTTGCCCTACTCATTACATTGCTTTCCTTTTCTACAAAACAGAAATCAGTTTCTGTGTCTTATTTGCTGCTTCTTCCACAATTGTAATGAAGGTTCTCCACCCTGCCATTGACAGCTGTATGTTCTATGTTACATAACTGTGTTCTTTCAATACACCAAGTGgcttccagctgcagagctctctgAATCTGTGTCAGGATCAAATGAATTATCTGGTTTGCACTTTCTACTGGTTCTGCTGGAAACAAGCCGCTGGCTGGATATTTTATCTATCGTGTGCTGGTACAGTTCTTACAGACACAGAATCCTTCATAAGACCTAACTTATTTCTATACTTTTAGATCTTTTTAATCTCTAATTTTCAAAGCTACATGCTAGCACAAGATTGTAAGCAAGTTGGAAATTTACTGTGTTTTAATGCTGTAAATCTTTGAAATTGTCAAGCTGGTGCATTTGGAAGTAGGTgcagatatttctttttttaacctcGCAGTTGCTTCCTTGTTGAAATCCCCGTTGTTCTGTATTATATTTGCTGAACAGTGAAGTACTCTTGCTGGCTTTTATAATCTAATGTGTAATTGAATTTCAAGGATGCTTGTTTTGAAGCAATACTGCATGGGTTCTGCTTAGCTTGGGAATTTCCAAAGGTTATTTAGTCTTGGAGTGGTTCCTCTTGATACTTGTCATCAAAATTCAGGTATTCTAGAAATTTGCTATCAAATCAAGTTTTCACAGTCTCCATGGAATCTTGTGTTTTAGAGCAAAATGAAATAGCAGATGCAGCCCTTTTTCATCCTTGTTGCCTTAACCCTTGCTTCACATCTGCACAGCTGTTTTCTTAGCCACCTGAGAACTTTGGCAGGAATGAATTACAGTCCACTGTATAAGTAAGTTGCATTTAAGTTATACACAGTAATATATATAAAttgcattttgcaggtagcgAAATTGAAAAATAGATCAGTTTGTGCGTTCTTGAACTGTGTATTTTGTATACACTCTTTTGAGCCTGAATCCAGCCTTTTCTCCTTTGAAGATTTTTTCACTTTAACATGTGTTTAGTTATCTTCTGAGGAAGACATCCTTTGGCAGAATACTGCAGTTACATTGCAACAGCTGAGGTTACAGGGTTTCTCTTGGTTTTAGTTGATTGTTTTGGCAGAAACAGAGAAGTGTCTTAATGTTCACTGGTCTGTTCTTCCCCCCATTACTTGACAGTTTTGTAAGGACTATAATTCTGGTTTTACTCACAGCTCTATTACTTTGGCTCTGGACTGCCTTGTTTTTATGttcatgtttattttctgttctcagaaGTTTATTTTATTGGTATATTTTATTGGTCTCACAGCACAAAACTTGTAACTCCTGCCGATGCTTGTAGTGCAGTACATCTTGGCATATAGCAGGAAGGATGTGCCTgtcacttgtgacagagagTTGATGGGGGACACAACTCAGTCTTGGGTTTGCCATGTGGTAAATTTCAGGCCTCTTTCTTGTGTTGCTTATGAGGAAAAAGGCCTTGCAAAAGTCAGATAGGTCAGCAAGCATACAACAGTGAATTTCTGGCGATTTTGACTGCTTCCACATCTGTGCTTCTCcatttgctttctgtttctcaGTTGTTTATTCAGGACTTAGCCCCAGTGGGAGTAAATGATGGCTTAGTATCCTGATGACCTAAATTAGGAAGGTGTTGTAGACTCGTCTTTGTTCTTAACTCTTCCTTTTTGTCTCCTGACTCAAGTCTGGCAGTGGATTATTGCTTGGAATCTGATGCTTAGATTCAGAGTTTGATAGGTGGTAATTTTTTTACAGAACTTTTCATTAGAGTGCTGCTGGTCTAAGTGCCCTTTGCCTTTGAGCAGAGGACATCACTTCACTTACAAGAACTGCTTTTTTATTCAGGCTTATAATAGTGTTTTGTGTGTTAtgtgtttggggggattttctaAGGGAATGAGGAAGAGGAAAGTTTGGTTTTGCATTCCAGAGGTGAGTTTGTTCTCTCCTTGGCAGCACTGGACTTCTCAGGATCTTGCTTTCCAGATAATAGCTTTTGAGGAGCTTTCTTAAAACCTGAGAAGctggcatgattttttttttctttgttgtttggtttgtggGCTTTTCcagttggttttttgggggatttttttgttgtattttgtttAACTGAGACATAGCCAACGTGTGTGTCTGTTTGTAAATCTGTCAACTGTTCAATATATTTATTTGGTCAATAATCATTACAAATCTtgaacagaaaatgaaacttcTATCCATGAAAAAGTGAAGCAGGATTAATAATGAAAGATATCTACAGAAATATATCTGAATATCTACATAATTTGATAAAGTTTACCTTAATATTTATCTTAAACTCTAGGCTTAATATTGAAAGACCAAGATTCTGAGATTCATATTTTAGAAACAGAGTAGCCTGACTTGAACATTTTTTAGAAATGTTACTTGTGATActtgcataaaaataaaaaaaagccaaaaaggtATTTTGATAGCTTCAGTGTCCTTTCTTATGTGCAGTAGTCTAATGATTCTTTTACAGGCTGGTTGGACTTCTGTTCGAGAGCTACAGCAGCATTTAGGACTCCAAAAGAGGGTTATTCTTGAGTCTTGCAGAGCATTAATAGATCTTGTTGAAGAAAGAACCCATATTCtaccaaatgcaaaacaggtAAAATGCAGGAGATGGCCAGATCACTTCTGAATTATGCCAAGCCATTTGTAGAGGGTGCTGCCCTCAACCACTTACCACTTCCACCTGTAGGGCTTGCCACTATCAAAACTCATTAGTCTGCTTTTTAAATCTGGTTCATTTTCTTAACTTGCCAGTATATGTAGTTAGGAGTAAATTTAGTTGTCTCTACTTGAAATTGACGTGCACAATACCTCCTGACAACTGAGTGGTATGGAGGAGCAACCTCTAACAGAGTTACCAACAAACACGAGGGGAGTGTACAGTTCTCATTGGCACAGTTGCCTGTCTGTAATCTAACATGTTACAGAAAGGGAGTTGTCATAGAACTATGTGAGCAAAATTGATTTTATAATGGGGACAGAGTGAACTGTGGGCTAAGAAGCTGATGGAGGTTGGGAAAATTTTTATCTTAATACGTTGTTCAAAAGAAGGCTCCTAATTTAATTGAAATGGTCTTGATCTCCCTTTCAGTTATTGTTGTGATATCTTTCAAGTTTTCCAGGTTTGGACAGCAAAGTGTTGAGCAACTAAATGCAATAATATAAGATAAATTCTACCATCTTATATATTTGGACAATTAATTGTATGACAGGTCAAGATTTCGACGTGATGTTTACAAGGAGAGAACAAGTTATACTTTACATGATGATATCATCTGTTTTAAGAAAATTCAATTCTATTTATTGTAGAGAATAAGCTAGTTGATAGATATGTTTCATTTTGTGTATCTTAAAAGCTCTTCCAGCAGTCACTTGTGGTAAAACATGAAGTAATGCAGTATAAAAAGAACCATATCTTACTTAATTTATCTAAAAAACCACACTTTTCTGTAAGGAAGGCCTCGTGTCTCTCTGGGATGACGTAGAAAATCCTCCTCATTCTCTCAGTAAAGAGACATCATTGGTGTCTGAAGTCCCAGAGCACTTCACAGAGGAATTGTGGCAGCGTGTTGTGGGTGACAAGCTGGTGGTTGGAGTAAAACTAACTGAATCATTTTACTTGTGAGTATATACACTTATCTAATAATTTCATTGGTAGTTTTATAGAAAATGAATATGTAGCTTAAGGTCTGCAGTAAATTTGTACTTTCTCATTTTGAACATCTGCTTGTCAAGTGTTTGAAATGTGTCTTTGTCAGCATTCTTGCTGCTGCTTATCTCTCTCTAGCACTGTGTAGAAAAATATGTTGTACAGGCAGAAATCAGTTGTGTGAGTATAATTGCAACATTACTGGAGACTTTTTACAAAAGAGTTTTCTTTGACAAAAGTTATGGTTCTTTATAGTCCATGTTGACATAGCAATGCTGACATCAGTATGTGTTCTAAATAAAACTCTGTCTTAGCTTAGTTCCTGGTGCTTTACTGTTAGTGACTTGCCATTCCTGATTTGCTTCAAGaagcacaaaagaaaatatattaaattctCTTGCCAACTAAGTAAATACTTAGCTTTTGAATTGAACTCTTCTAGTCAAGTATATAatcaaaatatttgcaaagcTTGCATATTGTGTAAATTATGTGGAAAAATCAGCCATACAATACTTAAACCTTCAAAATAATTGTTTATTCTTATTATCATCTTTTAATTGtttattctgtttattttaattactcAGTCCTAGTTGTAAATACGACTTATGTAATTTTCTCTTACAGAGAGGGAACTAATTTGAAACACAATGTGAAAAAACAGAATTACATAAAACATAATATGAATTGTGTAATATAAACTTACCTTCTGACCCATGTTCCCACAAGCAGTGTAGCTGAGACTCTGTTAGGCTGAGCTCAAAGGCTACTGATGCCACTGAAAATCACTCAGGTGGTTGTGAGGGAGCTGACCTGTTAGGCCCTCTGGCCAttctgctggagctgtgggtaTATTCTTTCTCAACTGCCAGATTGCTGTAACTTTACAAGAAAGTTGACCTCATCCTCTTGACAGCCTCTCTTAAGAGCCACTGAGGCAAAAGattggtttttgcctttttagtGTTTGTTCTTTTAGCTTTCATGATGatgcctttgcttttttttttaaagtgaaacgCTTCATTCCTGTATAACTTCAGAGATCTtcagcagattttaaaaaccagcAGCAATCTAGCCCTCTCCCCCATTTTTACAGTTGAGAAAAGATCTGTGGAGAAGCCATTTGTCCAAGGTTACCTGGCAGGCCAGCAGCAGAACTGGGTCTTCTGGGCTCCAGTTCAGAACTGTGTGCAACAACCTGTGTTTGTGGGGAAAAAGACTTGTGTTCTCTCCATCCCCATCACTGTAATTCTTTATTGATTATTTTTGTGCTTCCTACTAGTGTGAGATTGCAGTGATATCATAGATTGCATTATGAGATGGTGATACTTCTCTGTAAAGAAAATTAGACATTCATAAGACTTTCAAATGTCAGTGACATCTTGAGATTTAATTGATTGACAGAATAATATATTCATTGAGAGAGGATCTGAAACAGTAATACTAGGATTTCATTGAGAGAACCCTGTGTTGAATAAAGTACTCCATACATTTCAGGAAATTGCTGCATGTTCAATGTAATGATGTCTTAAACCTTTTATTTTACTCTACATTCAATTTTGTTTGAATATCTATATAAATGTACAGTATCAGAAGACCTTTTAGTCCTCAAAAGGGCAGAATTTATATTTGCcatgttttttattaaaaagaaagttaaatctttagaaaataatttataaatgtCATAGACTATGTGTATAGGTTATGTagaattttcagctttttctggcTGAATTAAATATCCAAATTATTTTGGTTGAAATGAGGCATCTAACTCCTAG
Encoded here:
- the FANCB gene encoding Fanconi anemia group B protein; translated protein: MLLSEQDQFLSYNGEVLVFQLSKPKHAEEADDKTMNLCVRRMAFNRDTKLFVQKSSGVFSMHASHSKIEMICCSCTTDSRTGITLPCILMKKKKRNNVKYFVLLLHSSNQFEQSFCFKLDYELKEDIRLFTGPSVLWRHANKLFYISSNTCVVQSAPVQLSSIVWTGEIVDEGTAVLGIRTACLPETEDADGFSVSDRAIWGSEFFGYAIETQKMLAGTCFMPHAYSRVVSSVYICKSERWKKQLRISLVAITHKNQLICFQNGVPKGVCELPYEKPCSVKPAVTSSNDLLFVVSFASGNSCVVQRRDSLQVVSKWPKVKCILVDDFIGSGSEQLLLLFKDDSNTDVLSTFKITDLGEVNYASSINYKHDVPAAEGLQENGLLTVRALETRLQAGWTSVRELQQHLGLQKRVILESCRALIDLVEERTHILPNAKQEGLVSLWDDVENPPHSLSKETSLVSEVPEHFTEELWQRVVGDKLVVGVKLTESFYLSLSDVSLSLVMDQDFSSISPIIKCQSKIIKLNKAFSALAVSSSQIEPPPKKMKLDLHSKNYLRKEFPKRSSSIQLDGAKTLTAVTSLSPLLAFHRVCCVVLLHARKQNHQNDSLQQSKKIAVLCGKILLSLEDISNGKYSVKMLRDNSYCTGSVEDILAVLAVSVRFSFQIVSSDFTLTPVSSWLLGEMECTPFKECQDNVFCHKAGNVHGTIFNWTLKNPFEGVLTIFCRNLTILFQCLHSLTRVLPPSCSVKLLRSGSKAVLTEQLALALEKEMLTLKNSLFLKETKAENSLTWGNESGKKISNSPLASLLDTEEGVQQFRKKFQNEQEKNVQSMNQTMNGALYQKTALKIAEAQLSSDVIVWRLSKS